The genomic window GCAGGGCACCAAGAAGAGCCTGCTGACCGACGCCGATGGCGGGCCGCTGGGGGTGGTGATCGCCGGGGCCAACGTCGTGGAGCAGAAGCTCCTGGCCGAGACGATCGAGGCGATCGTCGTCGAGAGGCCCGAGCCGTCGGCCGACGAGCCGCAGAACCTCTGCCTCGACAAGGGGTATGACAACCCCCGCTCGGAGGAGGCGGCGACCGCCTCCGGATACGCGCCGCACATCCGTCGCATCGGCGAGGAGAAGAAGGCCGTCGACACCTCGAAGGGGCACAAGCCCCGCCGCTGGGTCGTCGAGCGGACCTTCGCCTGGCTGTCGAAGTGCCGCGGCCTGCTGGTGAGGTACGAGAAGAACGACATCAACTACCTCGGCATGATCCAGCTCGCCTGCGCCCTCCTCTGGTATCGCAGGCTCTATCGCCTCACTCAAGGCAAGCCCAAAGTAGCCGTCACATGATCACTACAGGTGTTCTCGGATAGTTTCTTAACGTGAAATCCGGGCCGAGTGGTCTGGACAATGGGGTCCACTTCACTTGACCGTTCATCGAGCACGGCTTCGAGGGAATGATATTTGATGCGGATTCGTTCGATCGCCGGAACATCCTGCATGACCTGGAGTCATACAGTACGAAGGCCCCCCGTAACCGTTCACAGGTCGGGGCGGGGTTTTGAGAAACCGGGGTTCGCGCCGCCGGGAAAACCGGCAACATCTCATCCATGTCGCTGGAAATCACGGACGACCTGATTGCCCGTCAATCGCCTGAAGCGCAGGCGATCATCCGGCTCCTGTTGGCCAGGATCGCCGAGCAAGATCGTCGGATCGCCCGGTTGGAAGCCGAATTGAAGTCGCTGCGCAAGACGCCGCAGAACTCCTCGCTGCCCCCCAGCACTCAGCACCCGCATGCCAGGCCCGCGAGCCGCGAGGCGAGGTCGAGACGGAAAAGGGGCGGGCAGCCCGGGCATCGCAAGCATGAACGTCCCCTGATTCGCACCGAGGACTGCCAGGCGGTCGTCACCCTCATGCCCGGCGGATGTCGCCGTTGTGGGACGAGGTTGTCGGGGGTCGATCCCGAGCCGTTGCGCCATCAAGTCTGGGAACTGCCCGAGATCAAGCCGGTCGTCACGGAGTATCAGCGGCATCGCCTGAGCTGCCCCCGCTGCGGGGAGGGCACGTGTGCCGAACTCCCCGCGGGCGTCCCTCGTGGCCAGTCGGGGCCGCGGCTGATCGCCTTCGTCGCCACGCTCATGGCCCACTTCCGGCAGAGCAAGCGCCGCACGTCGCTATTCGTGACCTCGATCCTGAACATCCCCTGCTGCCCGTCGTTGACCGTCAAGCACCAGCGGATCGCGACCCGGGCGCTGCAGCCCGCGTACGATCGACTCGTGGCCGCCCTGCCATCGCAGCCCCATCTCAACGGGGACGAATCGCCGACCAAGGAAGGCACGACGAAGGCATGGCTGTGGACGTTCGTGGCCGGGACCTTCACGGTGTTCGCCCTCCGCGGCAGTCGCGCCGCCACGGCGATCAGCGAGCTGCTGGGCGAGGCGTTCGCCGGCGTGATGACCTGCGATCGAGCGAAGATGTACTGGCGATGTGGCCGGCTTCAGTGGTGCTGGGCCCATCTGAAGCGGGACTTCCAGGCGCTGGTGGATCATGCCGATCCGCAGGTGCGGCGGCTGGGCCACGACCTGATGCGGCCGACCCGGGAACTGTTTCGGCAATGGTCGCGGTGCCGTGACGGGACGATCAGCCGCGGCGAATTGGGACGGGCCCTGGCGCCGGTCCGCCATCGAGTGGAGGCCTTGCTGCTGCGCGGTGCGTTCAGCGGCAATCCGCGCCTGACGGGCATGTGCCGGGAGCTCTACGATCATCGCGACTGGCTCTGGTCATTCCTGGACGCGGATGGGGTCAACCGACGAACAATGCCGGTGAGCGCTCATTGCGCCATGCGGTGATCTGGCGAAAGCTCTCGTTCGGGACGCAGAGCCCGCACGGGAGCCGGTTCGTGGAGACGCTGTTGAGCGTCATCGAGACCTGCCGCCAGCAGGACCGCAACGTCCTCGACTTCGTGACTCACGCCGTCACCGCCCACTTTCGCGGTGAAACATCCCCTACACTCCTCCCCGGGCCGTGAACGATTACAGGCCCCCCTGTGCAAGGAAACTTGACGACTTTATTTTTGCCCGGACCCTTAGTGGTAGAAGATCCTGCGGAAGCCGGCAACATAGTCAGCGACCCGGTCGAGGAATTCCGGCCTCAATTCGGGGCTGTGGGGTATGCCTATGTTGATCATGCGAACAATGAGACTTCTCGCCGATCACCACCTCGATTTCATGCGGACTGACTTGATTGTTGTGTAGTCTGGGTTTGCGACTCGCCACACCCGGCTTCATCCGGGACCTCGCGTCCTCTCGTTTCGGCCCGGGTCCATTCCCGCCAGATGCCATCCAACGTCAAGGCCACGAATCGCACCAGCGTCCGCCGGCGACGCCACTTGTACCGCACCTTCTCCAGAAACCGGAACACCCGGTTGGTCCGCTCCACGTGGTTATTGGTCCGCACCCGCCGGCTCTCCGGGTCGTTCAGGTACGCCATCAGCTTGGCGAACTTCCCCTCGTCCAGTTGCTCCATCGCCTTGACCAACTCGGGGACCGCCAGGAACGCGGGATCGCGCACCAGGGCCGACCGGCGGCAAGCCGCCTGGTGCCGGTCCTTGGGCGTGTCGAACACCCAGTAGATCCGGTCGGCGAATCGCCGCAACGTCGCCAACGCGGGCGGGTATTCCAGGGCCCGCTTCAGGTCGCCCCGCTCCGCCTCGGTCAAGTTCTCGCGGCGCTTCACGATCAGGTGGCGGTGCTTGAACACGAAGTGCGCCTTCTCCTTGACCGTCAGGCCGCGTCGCTTCGCGGCGGCCTTGGCCTTGGCCCCCTTGCGGCCCCGCTTCTTCTTGCGGCCGGCCTTGCCCCGCCGGCCCATCGCCGTGCGCATCCGGCGTACGGCGTCGAGGATCAGCTCGTTGATGTCCTTGATGACGTGGAACACGCACAGCTGATGCGCCGCGTCGGGCCACAACTCGGCGAGGACGGCGGGATACAGGTTCGACCCGTCGGTGACCACGACCTCGGGGGCCAACCCCCAGGTCTTGAGGTTGCCCAGGAACCGCCGCATGTGCGACTGATCGTTGGCGGCGACCAGCGCGAAGGCCACCGGCAGGTCATTCAAGGGGTCGGTGGCCAGCAGCAAGGTGAAGCGGCCGAGATGCAGTTCGTCGACGCAGAGCGCGCCGCTGAAGCGGTCCAGCACCTCACGGCGGTGCGTTGCCATGTCGAGTTGCGCGGCCCGGTCGCGGAGCACGTCGTAGACGAACCCCGAGGACGGGTCGAGGAGGAAGTCGCGCCGGAGTGACCGGAGGGTGCGTTCGACGCTCATCCCGTCCTTGAGGATGCGATCGAGGACGAGGTCGCGGACCTTGTTGTCGTAGGCGGCCCTGGGGATCACACCCTCGTGGGTGTTGCGGAAGGTCGTGGAGCACTCGCATCGGGCGGCGTACTCGCCGTAGGTGACCTCCAGGTAGGCGACGGCCTTGTAGGTGACGGTTCGGACCCTGCGGGTGATCGTCCGCTTCCGCCGGCCTCGCTTGCCGCACCGGGGGCACGGAGCCTTCTTGGGGGCGCATCGA from Aquisphaera giovannonii includes these protein-coding regions:
- a CDS encoding IS5 family transposase (programmed frameshift) codes for the protein MPDELWARIEPILLEFWPAKATGRPPAQWRRMLEGIIFRMRSGCQWDQLPERFGPKSTVHDWFRRWAEGGVLEGIWAVILAECDELGGVDWRWQSADAMLGKAPGPGGEKTGRNPTDRGKQGTKKSLLTDADGGPLGVVIAGANVVEQKLLAETIEAIVVERPEPSADEPQNLCLDKGYDNPRSEEAATASGYAPHIRRIGEEKKAVDTSKGHKPRRWVVERTFAWLSKCRGLLVRYEKNDINYLGMIQLACALLWYRRLYRLTQGKPKVAVT
- the tnpC gene encoding IS66 family transposase, which encodes MSLEITDDLIARQSPEAQAIIRLLLARIAEQDRRIARLEAELKSLRKTPQNSSLPPSTQHPHARPASREARSRRKRGGQPGHRKHERPLIRTEDCQAVVTLMPGGCRRCGTRLSGVDPEPLRHQVWELPEIKPVVTEYQRHRLSCPRCGEGTCAELPAGVPRGQSGPRLIAFVATLMAHFRQSKRRTSLFVTSILNIPCCPSLTVKHQRIATRALQPAYDRLVAALPSQPHLNGDESPTKEGTTKAWLWTFVAGTFTVFALRGSRAATAISELLGEAFAGVMTCDRAKMYWRCGRLQWCWAHLKRDFQALVDHADPQVRRLGHDLMRPTRELFRQWSRCRDGTISRGELGRALAPVRHRVEALLLRGAFSGNPRLTGMCRELYDHRDWLWSFLDADGVNRRTMPVSAHCAMR
- a CDS encoding transposase, with product MGTEAPTPIVIPVRCAPKKAPCPRCGKRGRRKRTITRRVRTVTYKAVAYLEVTYGEYAARCECSTTFRNTHEGVIPRAAYDNKVRDLVLDRILKDGMSVERTLRSLRRDFLLDPSSGFVYDVLRDRAAQLDMATHRREVLDRFSGALCVDELHLGRFTLLLATDPLNDLPVAFALVAANDQSHMRRFLGNLKTWGLAPEVVVTDGSNLYPAVLAELWPDAAHQLCVFHVIKDINELILDAVRRMRTAMGRRGKAGRKKKRGRKGAKAKAAAKRRGLTVKEKAHFVFKHRHLIVKRRENLTEAERGDLKRALEYPPALATLRRFADRIYWVFDTPKDRHQAACRRSALVRDPAFLAVPELVKAMEQLDEGKFAKLMAYLNDPESRRVRTNNHVERTNRVFRFLEKVRYKWRRRRTLVRFVALTLDGIWREWTRAETRGREVPDEAGCGESQTQTTQQSSQSA